One segment of Radiobacillus kanasensis DNA contains the following:
- the recJ gene encoding single-stranded-DNA-specific exonuclease RecJ, whose amino-acid sequence MLQSQAKWNFTYDQHQIGFEHNLNISPWTEQLLRQRNVKTEAEADAFLHPQLSQLHDPGLLHDIDLAVERVKQAIENEEKILVFGDYDADGVSSTSVMMEALRELGASCDFYIPNRFTEGYGPNEKAFQEAKENGFSLIITVDTGIAAVYEAEVAKQLGLDLIITDHHEVQEELPDAYAIVHPKCSENYPFHELAGVGVAFKFAEHLLGYFPKQLLDLVVIGTIADLVPLVDENRVLAYYGLQAISRTKRPGLIALKDICKIDSVVNEEDIGFLIGPRINAVGRLQDASMAVDLLLTDDLEQARELSDFIQQLNQERQKIVSDIAKEAQAMVENESPGDNSHVIVVAKEGWNEGVLGIVASKLVRQYDRPAVVLSINSSTGKAKGSARSIDAFDLFSSCMTVRNLFNHFGGHAQAAGMTLDIEQIAPLRGALNKIAKEQLTDEDFKQVIRIEASLPIESIQIDLIKEISALAPFGMGNPKPLFHVQTKPREIKQIGSTSNHLKFTFEQDSHILDGVGFGMGNLFSRISPQAVVEAVGELSINEWNGSVKPQLMLKDIAVKEWQLFDYRGSNHWYKQLDKELEDPIAISFTDNTNIAKLPNGFDHFTFSDLPLAILEQKPYRHVVLLDLPRRLKDIESILEKLNPDVIYTCYRNGPNSTISILPTREEFKWLYAFVLKRKELRDSDIPKIATHKGWKVEKVQFMIQVFLELDFIKVVEKLITPCDSPLKKDLTEAPSYQAMKAQLEIESVLYYSSYAELKEWLENQINRLVPLKEEVTNGL is encoded by the coding sequence ATGTTACAAAGCCAAGCAAAATGGAATTTTACATATGATCAGCATCAGATAGGATTTGAGCATAACCTCAACATTTCTCCATGGACAGAGCAATTGCTTCGTCAGAGAAACGTGAAAACGGAAGCAGAAGCAGACGCTTTTTTGCATCCACAATTATCTCAGTTACATGATCCAGGTCTTTTACATGATATAGATTTAGCCGTTGAACGGGTGAAACAGGCTATTGAAAACGAGGAGAAGATTCTAGTATTTGGAGACTATGACGCAGATGGAGTCAGTTCGACATCTGTTATGATGGAGGCATTAAGAGAGTTAGGTGCGTCTTGCGATTTCTATATTCCGAATCGTTTCACAGAAGGCTACGGACCAAATGAAAAAGCTTTTCAGGAAGCAAAAGAAAATGGCTTTTCCCTCATTATTACGGTCGATACTGGAATTGCAGCTGTCTATGAAGCTGAAGTTGCGAAACAATTAGGATTAGATTTAATTATTACGGATCACCACGAGGTTCAAGAAGAACTACCGGATGCTTACGCGATTGTGCATCCAAAATGTTCCGAGAACTACCCTTTTCACGAGTTAGCTGGGGTTGGTGTAGCCTTTAAATTTGCGGAACATCTTCTCGGTTATTTTCCTAAGCAGCTTTTAGACCTTGTCGTTATTGGTACGATTGCAGACCTCGTCCCTTTAGTAGATGAAAATAGGGTGCTAGCCTATTATGGACTTCAAGCAATTAGTCGGACGAAACGACCAGGACTTATTGCTTTAAAGGATATTTGTAAGATTGATAGTGTGGTGAACGAGGAGGATATCGGTTTCTTAATAGGTCCGAGAATTAATGCGGTGGGCAGGTTACAGGATGCTTCGATGGCTGTGGACTTGTTATTAACAGATGACTTAGAACAAGCTAGGGAGCTTTCGGATTTTATTCAGCAGCTCAATCAGGAACGACAAAAAATCGTATCAGATATTGCAAAAGAAGCGCAGGCAATGGTAGAGAATGAGTCACCAGGTGACAACAGTCATGTCATTGTCGTCGCGAAAGAGGGTTGGAACGAAGGGGTACTAGGAATAGTCGCATCCAAGCTGGTGAGACAATATGATCGACCGGCAGTCGTTCTATCGATCAATTCTAGTACCGGTAAAGCAAAAGGTTCTGCTAGAAGTATTGATGCATTTGATTTATTTAGTAGCTGTATGACGGTCCGTAATCTTTTTAACCATTTTGGTGGACATGCACAAGCTGCCGGGATGACGCTAGATATAGAACAAATTGCGCCATTGCGAGGAGCGTTGAATAAAATAGCGAAAGAGCAGTTAACAGATGAAGACTTTAAACAAGTAATACGAATAGAGGCGAGTCTTCCAATCGAGTCTATTCAGATTGATTTGATTAAAGAAATATCGGCACTAGCGCCTTTCGGGATGGGAAATCCAAAGCCACTATTTCATGTTCAGACGAAGCCGAGGGAAATCAAACAAATTGGTAGTACAAGCAATCATTTAAAATTCACGTTTGAACAAGATTCCCATATCCTCGATGGTGTAGGCTTCGGGATGGGAAATTTATTTTCTCGCATTTCTCCGCAAGCTGTTGTGGAAGCAGTTGGGGAGTTAAGCATTAATGAATGGAATGGTAGCGTCAAGCCACAGCTTATGCTGAAGGATATCGCAGTGAAGGAATGGCAACTGTTTGACTATCGTGGGTCGAATCATTGGTATAAGCAGTTGGATAAGGAATTAGAGGATCCTATCGCTATTTCCTTTACAGATAATACGAATATTGCCAAACTACCAAACGGCTTTGATCATTTTACTTTTTCTGACTTGCCACTTGCCATTTTAGAGCAAAAGCCATATCGTCATGTTGTGTTACTAGACTTGCCACGTCGTTTAAAGGATATCGAATCGATTCTGGAAAAATTAAATCCTGATGTCATTTATACTTGCTATCGAAACGGTCCAAACAGCACGATTTCTATTTTGCCGACCAGAGAAGAATTTAAATGGTTGTATGCTTTTGTTTTAAAGCGTAAAGAACTAAGGGATAGTGACATTCCTAAAATTGCAACGCACAAGGGCTGGAAAGTAGAAAAAGTACAGTTTATGATTCAAGTTTTTCTAGAATTAGACTTTATAAAGGTAGTTGAAAAGCTTATTACACCTTGTGATAGTCCACTCAAAAAGGATTTAACAGAAGCGCCGTCCTATCAAGCTATGAAGGCTCAACTAGAAATCGAGTCGGTCTTATATTATTCTTCATATGCAGAATTGAAAGAATGGTTAGAAAACCAAATAAATAGATTGGTTCCACTTAAGGAGGAAGTAACAAATGGATTATAA
- a CDS encoding TIGR04086 family membrane protein, with the protein MVKPRLVSIMYGWVTILGVMLAASLILSLLLRFSSLGESTLNWTTLIVSIIALFAGGLIAGAKGKEKGWLLGGLTGIGFTIFILLYQYLGYGTVFSLEQTLHHAGFLIAALFGGIFGVNVSGNQEENTK; encoded by the coding sequence ATGGTAAAACCAAGACTTGTATCCATTATGTATGGATGGGTAACAATTTTGGGCGTTATGCTCGCCGCTAGTCTAATTCTTTCACTTTTACTTCGCTTTTCGTCACTTGGGGAATCGACATTAAACTGGACCACTTTAATTGTTAGTATCATTGCTTTGTTTGCTGGTGGTTTAATTGCGGGAGCAAAAGGAAAGGAAAAAGGCTGGTTACTTGGAGGATTAACGGGAATTGGGTTCACGATCTTTATTTTGTTATACCAATACTTAGGCTATGGCACCGTTTTTTCTCTCGAGCAAACGTTGCATCATGCAGGTTTTTTAATCGCAGCATTATTCGGTGGAATCTTCGGGGTAAATGTATCCGGCAATCAAGAAGAAAACACGAAATAA
- a CDS encoding DUF421 domain-containing protein, whose amino-acid sequence MRFMGKREIGELSILDIVVFMMIAEMAVFAVEDPSESFMHALLPMGVLFIIQRTTAYLSLKNVRFRDWFDGKPSVIISRGKIDENEMRKQRYNFNDLMQQLRENGTRNIQDVEFAILETSGKLSVMEKSKKGVEPIASDNFVVPLVVDGEIREESLAKIHKSKEWLEENLRERGYSSIKSISFCSIDSENRWYIDLMDKKK is encoded by the coding sequence ATGCGTTTCATGGGAAAAAGGGAAATTGGAGAGTTAAGTATTTTAGACATTGTCGTGTTCATGATGATTGCGGAAATGGCTGTTTTTGCCGTAGAGGATCCTTCCGAAAGCTTTATGCATGCCTTACTGCCAATGGGAGTCCTCTTTATTATACAACGAACGACGGCATACTTATCATTAAAGAATGTAAGGTTTCGTGATTGGTTTGACGGTAAACCCTCTGTGATTATTTCACGGGGGAAAATCGATGAGAATGAAATGCGGAAGCAACGTTACAATTTTAACGATTTAATGCAACAGTTACGCGAGAACGGAACTAGGAATATTCAAGATGTAGAATTTGCTATATTGGAAACGTCTGGGAAGCTTTCAGTTATGGAAAAATCTAAAAAAGGTGTTGAACCAATCGCTTCCGACAATTTTGTGGTTCCTCTAGTAGTAGATGGAGAGATTCGGGAAGAGTCCTTAGCAAAGATCCATAAATCCAAAGAATGGCTAGAAGAAAATCTAAGGGAACGAGGATATTCCTCTATTAAATCAATATCCTTTTGTTCTATTGACTCTGAAAACCGGTGGTATATTGATTTAATGGACAAGAAGAAATAG
- a CDS encoding adenine phosphoribosyltransferase, whose product MDYKQYIALVDDWPKPGISFKDITPLMDNGAAFKSAVDEIVTYSKNRDIDLVVGPEARGFIVGFPVSYALQVGFAPVRKEGKLPREVIKVDYGLEYGKNVLTIHKDAIKPGQRVLITDDLLATGGTIEATIKLVEDLGGIVVGCAFLIELTYLNGRDKLKGYDVLTLMQYED is encoded by the coding sequence ATGGATTATAAGCAGTATATTGCACTAGTAGATGATTGGCCAAAACCGGGTATTAGTTTTAAGGATATTACTCCTTTAATGGATAATGGAGCAGCATTCAAATCTGCGGTCGATGAAATTGTAACGTATTCAAAGAATAGAGATATTGATTTAGTTGTTGGTCCGGAAGCGAGAGGATTTATCGTTGGCTTCCCTGTGTCTTATGCGCTACAGGTTGGCTTCGCTCCAGTACGAAAAGAGGGAAAACTACCTCGTGAAGTGATTAAAGTGGACTATGGCTTAGAATATGGCAAGAATGTGCTAACCATTCATAAGGACGCAATTAAACCAGGTCAACGTGTCTTAATTACGGATGACCTTTTAGCAACAGGTGGAACGATTGAAGCAACGATTAAACTAGTTGAGGATTTAGGTGGAATTGTTGTTGGATGTGCCTTTTTAATCGAGCTTACGTACTTAAACGGACGTGACAAATTAAAAGGATATGACGTTCTAACCTTGATGCAGTACGAAGACTAA
- a CDS encoding post-transcriptional regulator — protein MSTKKPVDEWKSSLVPVLDSKVNELHIMGYSRTTREDVWKCLSKKVWKGNPEKRLHEVVEDILHLSSSLYMSYLTVEAYQDEEGLLASIAALTQPNQ, from the coding sequence ATGAGTACAAAGAAACCAGTCGATGAATGGAAATCAAGTCTTGTCCCTGTGTTGGATAGTAAAGTAAATGAATTACATATCATGGGCTATTCTCGGACAACGAGAGAAGATGTATGGAAATGCTTGTCTAAAAAAGTGTGGAAAGGGAATCCGGAAAAAAGGTTGCATGAAGTGGTTGAGGATATTCTTCATTTAAGCTCTTCCCTTTATATGAGCTACCTCACCGTAGAAGCATACCAGGATGAAGAAGGCCTTTTAGCATCTATCGCAGCATTAACGCAACCGAATCAGTAG
- a CDS encoding LapA family protein translates to MKGQSYIITALIFALIVAIFAVINVEPVEVDYLFGTGNAPLILVILFSVLMGGLITASVGFVRILRLQRENKRLKKENLAFIEQNGSNENAFATDVESSEVDDEKKLDE, encoded by the coding sequence ATGAAAGGGCAAAGTTATATTATCACAGCACTTATCTTTGCATTAATCGTTGCAATATTTGCGGTCATTAACGTGGAACCAGTGGAAGTAGATTATCTTTTCGGAACAGGGAACGCTCCACTCATCCTTGTTATCTTATTTTCCGTTCTAATGGGTGGACTTATCACTGCTTCTGTCGGGTTCGTACGGATATTACGATTACAACGGGAAAATAAGCGATTGAAAAAAGAAAACCTCGCATTTATCGAACAAAATGGTAGTAATGAGAATGCGTTTGCCACTGATGTGGAGAGCTCAGAAGTGGATGATGAGAAAAAATTGGATGAATAA
- a CDS encoding aminoglycoside phosphotransferase family protein — translation MVTLPENFIKAIKSIHKEKGQAWIANLDEIIRECEEAWDITILEPFRLSYNFVALAKRNQNGEEVVIKLEIPTKEFHFERLAVRDFQGRGMVKLLQVDPEKGYMLLERISPGNSLDRLNDEARANEIAAELLQKLWLPLSSDTQTEFPTVEDRGNQLIHMYEKHPQGLGPISSEVLYQAMLTCKLLLKDQGEPYLLHGDFHHYNVLQREDGEWVVIDPKGLVGDREYDVIQYMLNEVSETNVRELTEKRVQNFVEKLGLDKRKMLGWGFCHSVLATCWNIEDNMEYENTFPLIEIFYELYHKK, via the coding sequence ATGGTCACATTACCGGAAAACTTTATAAAAGCGATAAAAAGCATTCATAAGGAGAAAGGGCAAGCTTGGATTGCAAACTTGGATGAAATCATACGAGAATGCGAAGAGGCTTGGGATATCACTATATTAGAACCTTTTCGTCTTTCTTATAACTTTGTTGCCTTAGCTAAAAGAAACCAAAACGGTGAAGAGGTTGTTATCAAGTTAGAGATTCCTACTAAGGAATTTCATTTTGAAAGACTGGCTGTCCGGGATTTTCAAGGAAGAGGAATGGTTAAGTTATTACAGGTGGACCCCGAGAAAGGGTATATGCTGCTAGAAAGAATTTCACCTGGAAACTCTTTGGATAGATTGAATGATGAGGCAAGAGCCAACGAAATCGCTGCAGAGTTACTTCAAAAACTTTGGCTTCCATTGTCTTCTGATACCCAAACGGAATTTCCGACTGTAGAAGATAGAGGGAATCAGCTCATTCATATGTATGAAAAGCATCCACAAGGGCTAGGTCCGATATCATCAGAGGTTTTATATCAAGCTATGTTAACGTGTAAGCTACTCTTAAAAGACCAAGGGGAGCCATATTTGCTGCATGGAGATTTCCATCATTATAATGTATTGCAAAGGGAGGATGGTGAATGGGTTGTCATTGACCCAAAAGGATTGGTTGGGGATAGAGAATACGATGTGATTCAATATATGCTTAACGAGGTATCCGAAACAAACGTAAGAGAACTAACAGAAAAGCGGGTACAAAACTTTGTAGAAAAATTAGGTTTAGATAAGCGTAAAATGTTAGGATGGGGATTTTGTCATTCTGTTCTGGCAACCTGTTGGAACATAGAGGATAATATGGAGTATGAAAATACGTTCCCACTTATTGAAATTTTCTATGAGTTGTATCATAAGAAATGA
- the secDF gene encoding protein translocase subunit SecDF, producing the protein MVKRGRIVAFFLIVLLFAGTIGATVTGITKDIKLGLDLQGGFEILYQVEPLDENQEVSMEMLEATTQALRERVDVLGVSEPSFNIEEPDRIRVQLAGVQNQTEARELLSTSATLSFRGVDDKEYMDGSDIVEGSAQQDFDPTTKQPIVTLELKDASKFADVTREISQKTPPNNRLVIWMDYEEGDTFEAESQKEDPKYISAPGVDQVLNTKNVQINGDFTVESAKRLADILNAGSLPTKLVEKYSTSVGAQFGLQAMDKTVFAGILGVALIFLFMMFYYRLPGVVATVTLSIYIYLILVVFEWMNGVLTLPGIAAIILGVGMAVDANIITYERIKEELRTGKSVVAAFKAGNKNSLSTILDANITTIIAAVVLFIFGTSSVKGFATLLIISILVSFLTAVYGSRLFLGLWVNSKFLNKKPGWFGVKKKDIKDKSDKTEVEPTIFGKKPDLVHNRKKFFLLSGVLIIAGIIFLATMRLNLGIDFTSGSRVEILSENTVEVSEIESELSSLGIDAKKIVLAGENNEIAVARFDSVLSQAQVADIKELFGEKYGNEPNISTVSPVVGKELAKNAALAVLYAAIGIIIYVTIRFEFYYALAAILALLHDSFFIIAMFSITRLEFDITIIAAILTIVGYSINDTIVTFDRIRENVKLKKRVKSFKELAAIVNKSLLQTMGRSINTVLTVVFAAVMLLIFGASSITNFSFALVVGLIAGTYSSVFIAAQLWLVMRGRNIKEKPIIYSEKKQSGGPQV; encoded by the coding sequence ATGGTAAAAAGGGGTAGAATTGTTGCCTTTTTTCTAATTGTTTTACTCTTCGCTGGAACAATTGGGGCAACCGTTACCGGAATTACAAAGGATATAAAACTAGGACTAGACTTACAAGGTGGTTTCGAAATACTTTACCAAGTAGAGCCACTGGATGAAAATCAAGAAGTAAGTATGGAAATGCTAGAAGCAACTACTCAAGCGTTACGTGAGCGAGTGGATGTACTTGGAGTGAGCGAGCCGAGCTTTAATATTGAGGAACCAGATCGGATTCGTGTTCAGCTAGCCGGTGTGCAAAATCAGACTGAAGCCAGGGAATTGTTATCTACTTCTGCGACCTTGTCGTTTAGAGGGGTAGATGATAAAGAGTACATGGACGGTTCGGATATTGTCGAGGGTAGTGCACAGCAAGATTTTGATCCGACAACGAAACAACCAATTGTAACGCTGGAGTTAAAGGATGCATCCAAATTTGCGGATGTTACGAGAGAGATTTCACAGAAAACCCCACCTAATAACCGTCTCGTTATTTGGATGGATTATGAAGAGGGAGATACTTTCGAAGCGGAATCCCAAAAAGAGGACCCGAAATACATATCTGCTCCAGGAGTAGATCAGGTTTTAAATACAAAAAATGTACAAATTAACGGTGACTTTACTGTAGAATCCGCAAAACGTTTAGCCGATATCTTGAATGCTGGATCCTTACCAACGAAGTTAGTAGAAAAATATTCGACATCAGTTGGAGCACAGTTTGGATTACAAGCAATGGATAAAACGGTTTTCGCTGGTATTCTAGGCGTTGCCTTAATCTTCTTATTCATGATGTTCTACTATCGATTACCAGGGGTTGTCGCAACGGTTACATTAAGTATTTATATATACCTCATTTTAGTCGTGTTTGAATGGATGAATGGTGTACTGACCTTACCAGGAATTGCAGCAATCATATTAGGGGTCGGGATGGCAGTCGATGCTAACATCATTACGTACGAACGGATAAAGGAAGAGTTAAGAACTGGAAAATCAGTTGTGGCTGCGTTTAAAGCAGGGAATAAAAATTCGTTATCTACCATTCTAGATGCGAACATTACAACGATTATTGCTGCTGTTGTTCTATTTATTTTTGGAACAAGCTCTGTTAAAGGGTTCGCAACTTTACTAATTATTAGTATTTTGGTTAGTTTTCTAACAGCCGTATATGGTTCTAGACTGTTCCTAGGCTTATGGGTGAACAGTAAGTTTTTAAATAAGAAGCCAGGCTGGTTTGGTGTAAAGAAAAAAGATATCAAAGACAAGTCTGATAAGACCGAAGTGGAACCGACTATTTTCGGAAAGAAACCAGACTTAGTTCATAACCGTAAAAAATTCTTCCTTCTATCCGGAGTTCTCATTATTGCAGGAATTATTTTCTTAGCGACGATGAGATTGAATCTAGGCATTGATTTCACCAGTGGTTCACGGGTGGAAATACTTTCAGAGAATACGGTAGAGGTTTCGGAAATTGAGTCTGAGTTGTCCTCATTAGGGATAGATGCGAAAAAGATAGTCTTAGCTGGCGAAAACAATGAAATAGCCGTAGCTCGCTTCGATTCGGTATTGTCACAAGCCCAAGTAGCTGATATTAAAGAATTGTTTGGGGAGAAGTATGGTAATGAGCCTAATATAAGTACGGTTTCTCCAGTTGTTGGGAAAGAGCTGGCTAAAAATGCGGCCCTAGCGGTACTCTATGCAGCGATTGGGATCATCATTTATGTAACCATTCGTTTTGAATTTTACTATGCATTAGCTGCTATTTTGGCACTATTGCATGATTCGTTCTTTATCATAGCGATGTTCAGCATAACGAGACTAGAATTTGACATTACGATCATTGCAGCCATTCTGACCATTGTCGGTTACTCGATTAACGATACAATTGTTACATTCGACCGTATAAGGGAAAATGTGAAGCTGAAAAAGCGAGTCAAATCATTTAAAGAGCTTGCAGCCATTGTCAACAAGAGTCTACTTCAAACGATGGGACGAAGCATCAACACGGTTCTTACCGTAGTATTTGCTGCAGTCATGCTGTTAATTTTCGGTGCATCTTCCATCACAAACTTCTCTTTTGCTTTAGTCGTTGGTTTGATTGCGGGGACGTATTCCTCTGTATTCATAGCGGCACAGCTTTGGTTAGTCATGAGAGGTAGAAATATTAAAGAAAAACCAATTATTTATTCAGAGAAAAAACAATCTGGAGGACCACAAGTCTAA
- the spoVB gene encoding stage V sporulation protein B — translation MTKQTFLQGTLILILAGMITRFLGFINRIIVARLMGEEGIGLYMMALPTLFLVYTLSQIGLPIAISKRVAEAEAKGDLAKVKRILVISLVVTGTLSIVFLVGMILFAPIVAQKFLTDERTLYPLLAISPMVPISAISGVLRGYFQGRQNMKPQSYAQVIEQIVRISCVALLVKLFLPYGVEFAAAGAMISVIIGEFIALLFMMRMFKLKKRIKLRSKFVTYLKSGKQTLQELLSIALPSTGSRLVGSLSNFLEPIVVSQSLAIAGVQTAIATQQYGLLTGYAIPLLFLPTFITHSLAVALVPNISEAEAHNNNKLIHYRIHQAIRISFSSGALATIVLILFSVPILQFMYGNSDASRFLVLMAPFFILLYVSYPLNATLQALDHAKAAMWNNIIGNFVKFALMIVLASNPQFGIMGVAISLVVGVVLVSLLHMATLIKVISFKFPLLDVVKMVTLLVGTWWVGKVLVQMFPSYETNIITFLLLLIILSGIYITFLFVLRFITKDELLQIPYLNRFVS, via the coding sequence ATGACCAAGCAAACATTTTTGCAAGGAACCCTGATTCTTATTTTAGCAGGGATGATTACACGATTCTTAGGATTTATTAATAGAATCATCGTAGCTCGATTAATGGGAGAAGAAGGTATTGGCCTATACATGATGGCATTACCTACACTCTTTTTGGTTTATACCTTATCACAAATTGGACTACCTATCGCCATTTCTAAGCGTGTTGCAGAAGCAGAAGCAAAGGGCGACTTAGCCAAAGTGAAAAGAATCCTCGTCATCTCCTTGGTCGTGACGGGTACGTTAAGTATCGTTTTTCTTGTCGGAATGATTCTGTTCGCACCAATCGTGGCTCAGAAATTCTTGACGGACGAGCGTACCTTATACCCGCTATTAGCGATTAGTCCAATGGTCCCAATTAGTGCCATCTCAGGGGTGCTAAGAGGCTACTTCCAAGGTAGACAAAATATGAAGCCACAAAGCTACGCACAAGTTATTGAACAAATTGTCCGTATTTCTTGTGTCGCTTTACTTGTTAAACTGTTTCTCCCTTATGGCGTTGAATTTGCTGCGGCTGGCGCGATGATATCAGTCATAATCGGTGAGTTTATTGCACTCCTATTTATGATGAGAATGTTTAAGCTTAAGAAACGAATTAAGCTTCGTTCGAAGTTCGTGACTTATTTAAAATCTGGAAAACAAACGTTACAAGAGCTATTATCGATTGCTTTACCTAGTACAGGTAGTCGACTAGTCGGTTCATTATCGAATTTTTTGGAACCAATCGTTGTGTCCCAGAGCCTAGCTATCGCTGGAGTACAAACTGCCATTGCCACACAGCAATACGGATTACTAACCGGCTATGCGATTCCTTTGTTGTTTTTACCAACCTTTATTACGCATTCTCTAGCTGTTGCACTTGTACCAAATATAAGCGAGGCCGAAGCACATAATAACAACAAGCTCATCCACTATAGGATTCATCAAGCCATTCGGATATCCTTTTCATCAGGAGCTTTAGCCACTATAGTTCTCATCCTATTTTCCGTTCCGATTCTTCAGTTTATGTATGGGAACAGTGATGCTAGCCGCTTTCTTGTCTTAATGGCACCTTTTTTCATTTTGCTCTATGTCTCTTATCCATTAAATGCGACCTTGCAAGCTTTGGATCACGCAAAGGCCGCTATGTGGAACAACATCATCGGAAACTTTGTTAAATTTGCTTTAATGATTGTATTGGCTTCAAACCCACAATTTGGAATTATGGGAGTCGCGATTTCCTTAGTGGTCGGAGTTGTATTAGTATCCTTGCTACATATGGCTACTTTAATAAAAGTAATTTCGTTTAAGTTTCCATTACTCGATGTCGTCAAGATGGTAACATTACTAGTCGGAACTTGGTGGGTCGGAAAAGTACTCGTTCAGATGTTTCCGAGTTATGAGACGAACATAATCACCTTCTTACTTCTCTTAATTATACTAAGTGGTATCTATATAACATTTTTGTTTGTTCTACGATTTATTACGAAAGACGAGCTGCTTCAGATTCCATACTTAAACCGCTTCGTCTCTTAA
- a CDS encoding ArsB/NhaD family transporter encodes MSTTIAILVFLISYFFIMTEKINRALVALAGGALLLLLNIYEWEDAFAEFIDWKTIALLFSMMVLVSITKKTGLFEYIAITFAQKVKGEPLKLLIGAGILTAIGSALLDNVTTVLLFVPIILTLTKILQLPSFPYLLTIIFSANIGGTATLIGDPPNIMIGQAVDHLTFVSFLTNLGPVVVVLFIFMIVSVSFLFRNKLTYSKQHVHQLMNMNGEEYLKKTPMLYQSITVLLLTIVGFILHPVIHMDLTTIAVSGAILLLLLTEKEAGTEKVLQEVEWITLFFFIGLFMLVGGLEKVGVIDELAKGVMWLTEGDLPKTALLILWVSGIFSGIVDNIPFVAAMIPVIREFQSYGMANLDPLWWSLALGACLGGNGTLVGASANVVVAGLAEGSNQRIPFIRFLLYGIPLVIVSLIITTVYIYIRYLIPFQQTL; translated from the coding sequence ATGTCTACAACAATAGCAATCTTGGTTTTTTTAATTAGTTACTTTTTTATCATGACCGAAAAAATCAATCGAGCTCTAGTTGCCCTGGCTGGTGGAGCGCTTTTGCTCTTGTTAAATATATATGAATGGGAAGATGCATTTGCAGAGTTTATCGATTGGAAAACCATTGCGCTTTTATTTTCCATGATGGTTCTTGTATCGATTACGAAAAAAACAGGACTGTTTGAGTATATCGCGATCACCTTCGCGCAGAAAGTGAAGGGTGAACCACTTAAATTGCTTATAGGTGCAGGAATTTTAACGGCGATTGGTTCTGCTTTATTGGACAACGTTACAACTGTTTTACTTTTTGTTCCAATCATCCTAACGTTGACCAAAATCCTACAACTACCTTCCTTTCCTTATTTGCTCACTATTATTTTTAGTGCCAATATAGGGGGGACGGCAACGTTAATTGGGGATCCTCCGAACATTATGATTGGTCAGGCCGTCGACCACTTGACCTTCGTTTCGTTTCTTACGAATCTTGGTCCAGTTGTAGTGGTCTTATTTATTTTTATGATAGTATCGGTTTCTTTTCTTTTTCGTAATAAACTAACCTATAGTAAACAACATGTTCATCAACTCATGAACATGAATGGGGAAGAATATTTAAAGAAAACCCCAATGCTCTATCAATCGATAACGGTTTTGCTTTTAACTATCGTAGGCTTTATTTTGCATCCGGTTATTCATATGGATCTAACGACGATAGCAGTTAGTGGGGCCATCCTTCTCTTACTTTTAACCGAGAAGGAAGCGGGAACGGAAAAAGTGTTACAAGAGGTTGAATGGATTACGTTGTTTTTCTTTATCGGCTTATTTATGTTAGTTGGTGGATTAGAAAAAGTAGGCGTGATAGACGAGTTAGCAAAAGGCGTCATGTGGCTGACGGAAGGAGATTTACCGAAAACAGCATTGCTGATTCTTTGGGTTTCTGGTATATTCTCAGGTATTGTGGATAATATTCCTTTTGTAGCAGCCATGATCCCAGTGATTAGAGAATTTCAGTCTTATGGAATGGCGAACTTAGATCCGCTTTGGTGGTCCTTGGCATTAGGTGCCTGCTTAGGTGGGAATGGGACTTTAGTTGGTGCATCTGCCAATGTTGTCGTAGCTGGTCTCGCGGAAGGCTCCAACCAACGAATCCCGTTCATCCGGTTTCTTCTATATGGTATCCCGTTAGTTATTGTATCTTTAATTATTACGACTGTGTACATTTACATTCGCTACTTAATTCCTTTTCAACAAACCTTATAA